In the genome of Triticum urartu cultivar G1812 chromosome 5, Tu2.1, whole genome shotgun sequence, one region contains:
- the LOC125511595 gene encoding aspartic proteinase Asp1-like isoform X1: MAAMWSPIIGLLLLLLPIAPSSSIKFPLEGNVYPVGHFYATLNIGEPAKPYFLDVDTGSNLTWLECHHPVHGCKGCHPRPPHPYYKPAADKLRVQCGGPLCAAMRRDVPGIPECSRKDPHRCHYEIQYVTGKSEGDLATDIISVIGKDKKNIAFGCGYNQEEPADAPPSSVDGILGLGRGKAGFAAQLKGLKMITENVIGHCFSSKGKGVLYVGDFNPPSRGVTWVPMRESLFYYSPGLAELFIDKQPIRGNPTFEAVFDSGTTYTFVPAQIYNELVSKVRGTLSESSLVQVKGRALPLCWKGKNPFRSVNDVKNQFKALSLKITHAHGTSYLDIPPQNYLIVEEDGKTCLAIRDASSDPVLKELNFILIGAVTMQDLFVIYNNESKQLGWVRAQCDKAQELESVIHSRL; this comes from the exons ATGGCTGCCATGTGGTCTCCGATCATcggtctcctcctcctcctgctcccaATCGCGCCGTCCTCCTCCATCAAGTTCCCGCTCGAAGGCAATGTCTACCCTGTTGG CCACTTCTATGCTACGTTGAACATCGGTGAACCCGCGAAGCCCTACTTCCTGGATGTCGACACTGGAAGCAACCTCACCTGGCTGGAGTGCCACCACCCGGTCCACGGCTGCAAGGGCTGCCACCCG AGGCCACCACACCCATATTACAAGCCAGCAGCTGACAAGTTGAGGGTGCAATGTGGTGGCCCGCTATGTGCTGCAATGCGCAGAGACGTACCTGGGATCCCTGAGTGCTCCAGGAAAGATCCACATCGATGCCACTACGAGATTCAGTATGTCACCGGGAAGTCAGAAGGTGACCTTGCCACTGACATCATTTCTGTCATTGGGAAAGACAAGAAAAACATCGCTTTCGG ATGTGGATACAATCAGGAGGAACCAGCAGACGCACCGCCCTCGTCGGTAGATGGCATCCTTGGACTCGGGAGAGGAAAGGCAGGCTTTGCCGCGCAACTCAAGGGGCTAAAGATGATAACAGAGAATGTCATTGGACATTGCTTCAGCAGCAAAGGAAAGGGCGTCCTCTACGTCGGGGACTTCAATCCGCCGTCCCGTGGCGTAACCTGGGTACCCATGAGAGAATCCTT GTTTTACTACTCACCTGGCCTAGCAGAGCTGTTCATTGACAAACAGCCGATAAGAGGGAATCCAACATTTGAGGCTGTATTTGACAGTGGTACCACGTACACCTTCGTGCCTGCCCAGATATACAATGAACTTGTTTCAAAG GTTAGAGGCACTCTCAGTGAATCATCACTTGTACAGGTGAAGGGTCGTGCTCTACCTCTATGCTGGAAAGGGAAAAACCCATTCAGATCTGTCAATGATGTGAAGAACCAATTCAAGGCACTGTCACTAAAAATTACCCACGCCCACGGCACCAGCTACCTGGACATCCCTCCTCAAAACTACCTCATCGTGGAG GAAGACGGGAAAACGTGCTTGGCTATCCGCGATGCCTCCTCGGATCCTGTTCTGAAGGAACTGAACTTTATCTTGATCGGAG CTGTCACGATGCAGGATCTGTTTGTGATATACAACAACGAGAGCAAGCAGCTCGGATGGGTCCGTGCACAGTGCGACAAGGCGCAGGAGCTTGAATCCGTCATCCATTCGCGTCTCTGA
- the LOC125511595 gene encoding aspartic proteinase Asp1-like isoform X2 has protein sequence MAAMWSPIIGLLLLLLPIAPSSSIKFPLEGNVYPVGHFYATLNIGEPAKPYFLDVDTGSNLTWLECHHPVHGCKGCHPRPPHPYYKPAADKLRVQCGGPLCAAMRRDVPGIPECSRKDPHRCHYEIQYVTGKSEGDLATDIISVIGKDKKNIAFGCGYNQEEPADAPPSSVDGILGLGRGKAGFAAQLKGLKMITENVIGHCFSSKGKGVLYVGDFNPPSRGVTWVPMRESLFYYSPGLAELFIDKQPIRGNPTFEAVFDSGTTYTFVPAQIYNELVSKVKGRALPLCWKGKNPFRSVNDVKNQFKALSLKITHAHGTSYLDIPPQNYLIVEEDGKTCLAIRDASSDPVLKELNFILIGAVTMQDLFVIYNNESKQLGWVRAQCDKAQELESVIHSRL, from the exons ATGGCTGCCATGTGGTCTCCGATCATcggtctcctcctcctcctgctcccaATCGCGCCGTCCTCCTCCATCAAGTTCCCGCTCGAAGGCAATGTCTACCCTGTTGG CCACTTCTATGCTACGTTGAACATCGGTGAACCCGCGAAGCCCTACTTCCTGGATGTCGACACTGGAAGCAACCTCACCTGGCTGGAGTGCCACCACCCGGTCCACGGCTGCAAGGGCTGCCACCCG AGGCCACCACACCCATATTACAAGCCAGCAGCTGACAAGTTGAGGGTGCAATGTGGTGGCCCGCTATGTGCTGCAATGCGCAGAGACGTACCTGGGATCCCTGAGTGCTCCAGGAAAGATCCACATCGATGCCACTACGAGATTCAGTATGTCACCGGGAAGTCAGAAGGTGACCTTGCCACTGACATCATTTCTGTCATTGGGAAAGACAAGAAAAACATCGCTTTCGG ATGTGGATACAATCAGGAGGAACCAGCAGACGCACCGCCCTCGTCGGTAGATGGCATCCTTGGACTCGGGAGAGGAAAGGCAGGCTTTGCCGCGCAACTCAAGGGGCTAAAGATGATAACAGAGAATGTCATTGGACATTGCTTCAGCAGCAAAGGAAAGGGCGTCCTCTACGTCGGGGACTTCAATCCGCCGTCCCGTGGCGTAACCTGGGTACCCATGAGAGAATCCTT GTTTTACTACTCACCTGGCCTAGCAGAGCTGTTCATTGACAAACAGCCGATAAGAGGGAATCCAACATTTGAGGCTGTATTTGACAGTGGTACCACGTACACCTTCGTGCCTGCCCAGATATACAATGAACTTGTTTCAAAG GTGAAGGGTCGTGCTCTACCTCTATGCTGGAAAGGGAAAAACCCATTCAGATCTGTCAATGATGTGAAGAACCAATTCAAGGCACTGTCACTAAAAATTACCCACGCCCACGGCACCAGCTACCTGGACATCCCTCCTCAAAACTACCTCATCGTGGAG GAAGACGGGAAAACGTGCTTGGCTATCCGCGATGCCTCCTCGGATCCTGTTCTGAAGGAACTGAACTTTATCTTGATCGGAG CTGTCACGATGCAGGATCTGTTTGTGATATACAACAACGAGAGCAAGCAGCTCGGATGGGTCCGTGCACAGTGCGACAAGGCGCAGGAGCTTGAATCCGTCATCCATTCGCGTCTCTGA